A stretch of the Haloarcula ordinaria genome encodes the following:
- a CDS encoding HEAT repeat domain-containing protein, with amino-acid sequence MIVFAFDRDWTVDVNAHPRHEAVPLAWVRHLAHETDHAVYAIGNQSLADEAAIPGVVDIVGRHSDAWDEWLGSKQPDGYYEQFPTRRERLSLIADLHPDADEYIAIDDLDLSDVDGWTHYHAWDFVPAVTRGDIDPALPWVNEPVTDGGRPTSAGVVPVDASHLSSWLSENREAPAFELTYTNDDNTATALLSNISVDAVFLEEPSQAPGALCTPFEPGTDKFIVSMDAIEQVSLVDITAETVATLTMQADSLAEEATLLRRAASANPDAVRVSAVLSLIDCEEMSSLQQREAVRALRSIATVRPGDCTPAIPILRSLMHDSQLVSPADALATLSAIGDQHPDDIAPAVNEITSYLDSTRVSARREAAACVAHIASADPSDAVDAVPGLATVIEDRADGIADAVTALAAVAREHPDAVTPVVELLGTVVLDESQSDAVRMSAIAALGRCVEVLPSLAVDIVDDVAHLLTAENHRLRNNAVALLFEVAAIHTDVIEPYVDDIADLLTVDDAYTRVNASGTLARVAEDFPDAVERVTPTFVELLTDDESAVRENACWALGYLRAAEKKPALEARLEKDDDKAVRERASWALSRIEE; translated from the coding sequence ATGATCGTCTTCGCGTTCGACCGTGACTGGACCGTTGATGTGAACGCTCACCCGCGGCACGAAGCGGTGCCGTTAGCGTGGGTTCGGCACCTCGCACACGAAACCGATCACGCGGTGTACGCGATCGGGAACCAGTCGCTTGCGGATGAAGCAGCGATTCCCGGCGTCGTCGATATCGTCGGTCGGCACAGCGATGCGTGGGACGAGTGGCTCGGTTCGAAGCAACCCGACGGGTATTACGAACAGTTCCCAACGCGACGTGAACGACTCTCACTGATCGCTGACCTGCACCCGGATGCTGACGAGTACATCGCCATCGATGATCTCGACTTGAGCGATGTCGATGGATGGACGCACTATCACGCGTGGGACTTCGTGCCGGCGGTCACGCGTGGCGATATCGACCCGGCGTTGCCGTGGGTCAACGAGCCCGTGACAGACGGTGGCCGGCCAACGTCGGCTGGTGTGGTACCAGTTGATGCGTCACATCTCTCCTCATGGCTCAGCGAGAACCGTGAGGCACCAGCCTTCGAACTCACGTACACGAACGACGACAACACGGCTACAGCACTGCTATCGAATATCTCGGTCGATGCAGTGTTTTTAGAGGAACCGTCGCAAGCGCCTGGTGCGCTTTGTACACCGTTCGAACCAGGCACTGACAAGTTCATCGTGTCGATGGACGCGATTGAACAGGTCTCGCTGGTAGACATCACGGCTGAGACAGTGGCGACGCTCACGATGCAGGCGGACTCGCTGGCCGAAGAGGCAACGCTGCTTCGACGAGCGGCGTCGGCCAACCCTGACGCAGTCCGTGTGTCTGCTGTGCTGTCTCTCATCGATTGTGAGGAGATGAGTTCGCTTCAGCAGCGAGAGGCCGTGCGAGCGCTGCGGTCCATCGCAACTGTGCGTCCCGGCGACTGCACGCCAGCGATCCCGATTCTCCGATCGTTGATGCACGACTCGCAGTTGGTCTCACCGGCCGATGCGTTAGCGACGCTCAGCGCGATTGGGGATCAGCACCCGGATGACATTGCACCCGCGGTAAACGAGATCACGTCGTATCTGGATTCTACGCGTGTATCCGCGCGTCGAGAGGCTGCTGCGTGTGTTGCACACATCGCGTCGGCGGATCCGAGTGATGCTGTCGATGCTGTTCCGGGGCTAGCGACAGTTATCGAGGATCGTGCTGACGGGATCGCCGACGCCGTGACTGCGCTTGCAGCTGTTGCACGCGAGCACCCGGACGCTGTCACCCCGGTTGTGGAACTGCTCGGGACGGTCGTCCTCGACGAGTCACAATCAGATGCTGTTCGAATGAGTGCGATCGCGGCTCTTGGTCGGTGTGTTGAGGTATTACCGAGTCTCGCCGTGGATATCGTTGATGATGTTGCACACTTGTTGACCGCTGAGAACCACCGGCTCCGGAATAACGCGGTTGCGTTACTGTTCGAGGTCGCAGCGATCCATACTGATGTCATCGAACCATATGTCGACGATATCGCCGATCTCCTCACAGTCGATGATGCGTACACGCGGGTCAATGCGAGTGGGACACTTGCGCGCGTGGCCGAGGACTTCCCGGATGCTGTCGAGCGCGTCACGCCGACGTTTGTCGAGTTGCTGACTGATGACGAGTCGGCGGTTCGGGAGAACGCGTGTTGGGCGCTCGGGTACCTTCGCGCCGCGGAGAAGAAGCCCGCGCTGGAAGCGCGACTGGAAAAAGACGATGATAAAGCGGTCCGGGAACGGGCGTCGTGGGCGCTCTCACGGATCGAGGAGTGA
- a CDS encoding ATP-dependent helicase, whose product MTSENGDLPAWLPTIEEDVDPKDQQKKIIRSDEYPMRVLAGAGTGKTFTMVRKIEHLIDEEGVSPDRILALTFTNNAADSMQEKLQEKLGTAGYDIDAYTYHSICNAILKDYAYTAGIDPDFDVATDAEKYAVALEVLDEIEYRAVKPNVYGPNSHGSGAADALTGFISSMKRSGIDPDAIDAYLGSADRLYDLADIPATIEDAASENLGGRSVSTVLDGLPAVREALVEARKYIGEDGVEASISVFLDGAIAVCDSLIAAFEAAESGDRDLPENAHKIPKYLFGGYASGAPKGIPDVGLELPEYLADFLDDCLHARDLVAGYAAYEQELVDRGLLDYDDLVVETVKLSQTDAVDDIAGRWDYVFCDEFQDTDRLQFDLVTSLVTDENLFVVGDDDQAIYEWRGANVANITNELDREFGDALADEPLEQNFRSRQPILDLANAALDELDERKSDKTLTRVDEPAYDGDSVVTVEEAEDDADRADQFVTVVQNLLSGTASEIDRAYDPGEIALLVRKNKHAEPLVERFEDLGIPYEVAGDLATESVGVGTVIAYLKALARPAEDEVSWNRVLTMRYRLCDADLRHLNTRDEMLLTALLEAPLSEFDEPDRVETARTHISHLLELLDSASLARLYREIKDVTDIEWYLSEQDRRSLDQLEDVIEQFGDDAVQPSLTGEFVEALRHHDEVFAENGGTPTDQPELADDAVNVMTIHKSKGLDFPVILMPRLTADEWGPRGRSYDALEASLTDGPEAAFAQDFVANDARETRRVLHVGLTRAEDVLVLQGSSEDDDASDESMQDFLRETLTPGLPWEPDADHLPIWQDIQNCLPPEAADWTESLADTVLGDLGGTVTHDGNIITLESARDEVLTLGSDLAAGAVEPTAPSRLTLESLSGPPEVAPEIQHSYTSLKSFEDCPRQHYLDYVVNAFRDYTPSDAAWTENDTGPSQQTVGILFHDTAEIAADENASSPAEWYEICERLANQKRAHDALPDAKACIDRYFELDLSEWDVVDAEREFGMDIDGEEIVGYIDAVYRRPDDELVVIDYKATQRERDIEGNRQLPLYLLACRDLYDEPIHRGGYAYVGPLGPKVETKTFSESDLQDIQHEIEGLLSTISDLTYDEFVADTHCQWCTHNELPCAASLPTE is encoded by the coding sequence ATGACCAGCGAAAACGGCGACCTGCCGGCGTGGCTCCCTACTATCGAGGAGGACGTTGACCCGAAGGACCAGCAAAAGAAGATTATCAGGTCGGACGAGTACCCGATGCGAGTGTTGGCGGGTGCGGGGACCGGGAAGACGTTCACGATGGTCCGGAAAATCGAGCACCTCATTGACGAGGAAGGCGTGTCCCCGGACCGGATTCTTGCGTTGACGTTCACGAACAACGCGGCCGATTCGATGCAGGAGAAACTGCAGGAGAAACTCGGGACCGCCGGCTACGACATCGACGCGTACACGTACCACTCGATCTGTAACGCGATTCTGAAGGATTACGCGTACACGGCCGGGATCGACCCGGATTTCGACGTGGCAACGGACGCCGAAAAGTACGCTGTTGCACTGGAGGTACTCGACGAAATCGAGTACCGGGCAGTCAAGCCGAACGTCTACGGCCCGAACTCACACGGGAGCGGTGCAGCTGACGCACTCACCGGCTTCATCAGCTCGATGAAACGCAGCGGCATCGACCCGGACGCTATCGACGCATACCTCGGCTCGGCTGACCGACTATACGATCTCGCGGACATCCCCGCGACCATCGAAGACGCCGCGAGCGAGAACCTCGGTGGGCGGTCCGTCTCTACGGTACTCGACGGTCTGCCGGCAGTCAGGGAAGCGCTGGTTGAGGCACGTAAATATATCGGCGAAGACGGCGTTGAGGCTAGCATATCGGTTTTCCTCGATGGTGCCATCGCGGTGTGTGACTCGCTTATCGCGGCGTTCGAAGCCGCCGAGTCTGGCGACCGTGACCTGCCGGAGAACGCGCACAAGATTCCGAAATACCTGTTCGGCGGGTACGCCAGTGGCGCGCCGAAGGGTATCCCGGACGTCGGGCTCGAACTCCCTGAGTATCTCGCTGACTTCCTTGACGATTGCTTGCACGCTCGTGACCTCGTCGCCGGGTACGCCGCGTACGAACAGGAGCTGGTCGATCGTGGACTGCTCGATTACGACGACCTGGTCGTCGAGACGGTCAAACTCTCACAAACTGATGCGGTCGACGACATCGCGGGCCGGTGGGACTACGTGTTTTGCGACGAGTTCCAAGACACCGACCGGCTGCAGTTCGACCTCGTCACGTCGCTTGTCACCGACGAGAACCTGTTCGTCGTCGGTGATGACGACCAGGCAATCTACGAGTGGCGCGGGGCGAACGTCGCCAACATCACGAACGAACTCGACCGTGAGTTCGGTGACGCACTTGCGGACGAACCACTTGAACAGAACTTCCGGTCCCGACAGCCAATTTTGGACCTCGCAAATGCTGCGCTTGACGAACTCGACGAGCGGAAAAGCGACAAGACGCTGACGCGCGTCGACGAGCCGGCGTACGACGGCGACAGTGTCGTCACTGTTGAAGAAGCTGAAGACGACGCTGACCGAGCGGACCAGTTCGTCACCGTCGTGCAGAACCTGCTGTCAGGGACTGCCAGTGAGATTGACCGGGCGTACGATCCTGGAGAGATCGCGTTGCTCGTTAGGAAGAACAAGCACGCTGAGCCACTCGTCGAGCGGTTCGAGGACCTCGGGATTCCGTACGAGGTAGCCGGCGATCTGGCGACGGAGTCGGTCGGTGTCGGTACGGTCATTGCATATCTTAAAGCGCTTGCTCGACCGGCCGAGGATGAGGTCAGCTGGAACCGCGTGTTGACGATGCGGTACCGGCTCTGTGACGCGGACCTGCGTCACCTCAACACGCGTGACGAGATGCTCCTCACAGCCCTGCTGGAAGCGCCGTTGTCGGAGTTCGACGAGCCTGACCGGGTCGAAACCGCCAGAACCCACATATCGCACCTGCTCGAACTGCTGGACAGTGCATCACTTGCGCGGCTCTACCGCGAGATAAAGGACGTAACCGACATCGAGTGGTATCTCAGCGAGCAGGACCGCCGAAGCCTCGATCAGTTAGAAGACGTCATCGAGCAGTTCGGTGACGACGCGGTTCAGCCGTCACTGACCGGGGAATTCGTCGAGGCGCTCAGACATCACGACGAGGTGTTCGCCGAGAACGGTGGGACGCCGACAGACCAGCCGGAGTTAGCTGACGACGCGGTGAACGTCATGACGATTCACAAGAGCAAGGGCTTGGATTTTCCTGTAATTCTCATGCCGCGCTTGACGGCCGACGAGTGGGGGCCGCGTGGCCGATCGTACGACGCGCTGGAAGCCTCACTGACTGACGGCCCTGAAGCGGCGTTCGCACAGGACTTCGTCGCCAATGATGCCCGGGAAACGCGACGTGTTCTCCACGTCGGCCTGACACGTGCCGAAGACGTGCTCGTCCTGCAAGGATCGAGCGAGGACGATGACGCGAGTGACGAGTCGATGCAAGACTTCCTGCGGGAAACACTCACACCGGGACTGCCGTGGGAACCGGATGCCGACCACCTCCCTATCTGGCAGGACATCCAGAACTGTCTTCCGCCAGAAGCCGCCGACTGGACCGAATCACTGGCTGACACCGTTCTCGGAGACCTCGGGGGGACGGTAACCCACGACGGCAACATCATCACCCTCGAATCTGCACGAGACGAAGTCCTCACACTCGGTTCCGACCTGGCAGCAGGAGCTGTGGAACCTACTGCACCGTCTCGACTCACGCTTGAGTCGCTTAGCGGCCCGCCCGAAGTTGCTCCGGAGATCCAGCACAGCTATACGTCGCTCAAATCGTTCGAAGACTGCCCGAGGCAACACTACCTCGATTACGTCGTCAATGCGTTCCGTGATTACACGCCAAGCGATGCGGCGTGGACAGAGAACGACACCGGCCCGTCACAGCAAACCGTCGGGATACTGTTCCACGACACGGCCGAAATTGCGGCCGACGAGAACGCATCGTCACCGGCCGAGTGGTACGAGATTTGTGAGCGACTCGCTAATCAAAAGCGGGCCCACGACGCACTCCCCGACGCGAAGGCGTGTATTGATCGGTACTTCGAGCTCGACCTCAGCGAGTGGGACGTCGTTGACGCGGAACGCGAGTTTGGCATGGACATCGATGGCGAGGAAATCGTCGGGTACATTGACGCCGTCTATCGCAGACCCGACGACGAACTCGTCGTTATCGACTACAAGGCCACGCAACGCGAACGCGACATCGAAGGCAACAGGCAGCTACCACTGTACCTGCTCGCGTGCCGTGACCTGTACGACGAACCAATCCACAGAGGCGGCTACGCGTACGTCGGACCGCTCGGTCCGAAGGTCGAGACCAAAACGTTCTCCGAGAGTGACTTGCAGGACATCCAGCATGAAATCGAAGGCTTGCTTTCGACTATTAGTGATCTCACATACGACGAGTTCGTTGCAGACACGCACTGCCAGTGGTGCACCCACAACGAGCTACCGTGTGCAGCGTCCCTCCCGACAGAATGA
- a CDS encoding PD-(D/E)XK nuclease family protein, producing the protein MSDVVSVSPTRLATYATCPRQYEYSYVQDVSSPDETKLYLNQGKAYHEMIERVCDAAARDDDPAVIYERAMDVFGDTWAKHIDPDDYASKAHQEYQRRETLAGLKSFFDPEDGDGIEHAQHSVTTEKRIQCERDGIGLHGYTDNVLRDGDTLHLIDYKRNVRGVLGSWSADRLEEHLNEEAHEAQRVKNAFQTAAYTEGIKDSSLYEPGMSVRFSFYGLLHSTETQSTPDGYTVTASGRARETTEAYEEYYDTIWDLIGAAHEGITTERFAPDPFDLIQAEACEDCDYQSMCAEYITTEVQQ; encoded by the coding sequence GTGAGTGACGTCGTGTCCGTGTCGCCGACGCGGCTAGCCACGTATGCCACGTGTCCGCGGCAGTACGAGTACAGTTATGTTCAGGATGTTTCTTCGCCAGACGAGACGAAGCTGTATCTCAACCAGGGGAAGGCGTACCACGAGATGATCGAGCGCGTCTGTGACGCCGCGGCTCGTGACGATGACCCGGCCGTGATTTACGAGCGCGCAATGGACGTGTTCGGTGACACGTGGGCCAAGCACATCGATCCGGATGACTACGCGTCGAAGGCCCACCAGGAGTATCAGCGCCGGGAGACGCTCGCTGGCCTCAAATCGTTCTTCGACCCCGAGGATGGTGACGGGATCGAACACGCACAGCACTCCGTGACGACGGAGAAGCGAATCCAGTGCGAACGCGACGGCATCGGGCTGCACGGGTACACTGACAACGTGCTTCGTGATGGTGACACGCTGCATCTCATCGACTACAAACGGAATGTGAGGGGAGTGCTCGGGTCCTGGAGTGCTGACAGGCTCGAAGAGCACCTGAACGAGGAAGCTCACGAAGCTCAACGCGTCAAGAACGCGTTCCAGACCGCTGCGTACACGGAAGGCATCAAAGACTCGTCACTGTACGAACCGGGGATGTCCGTTCGCTTCAGCTTCTACGGATTGTTGCACTCGACGGAAACACAGAGCACGCCGGACGGCTACACCGTGACGGCGAGTGGGCGGGCCCGGGAAACGACGGAAGCGTACGAAGAGTACTACGACACGATTTGGGACCTCATTGGAGCCGCGCACGAAGGAATCACGACCGAACGGTTCGCCCCGGACCCGTTTGACCTCATCCAGGCGGAAGCCTGTGAGGACTGTGACTACCAGTCGATGTGTGCCGAGTACATCACCACGGAGGTCCAGCAATGA
- a CDS encoding DNA helicase UvrD: MGTFEDLLRDEVPGAGVPRVSSLVVHATDVVNMVTDETILSDTLRRELVHRFLADTEWQTEYFQRAAELDSFAGDIAQLMETATWQDVDLDRTPELIEVQSVIDEFHAWLAEHDHIERGQLISTALDHLADPDDRDVVVDVDAVLAVEFEEFFPLDRRYLAALTAELDLVCVREQDSSVRRTGIETGPVTEHVSLTAREGEASSSPSSRPEATAQYLATGRVPIDPGAGDVTVLHAESGEAQLDEIADEIERLRETQGWQYSDFAVALGHGGEAVSETIHALTQAGVPTESTTVTGFGDDPAIRELLQVTKYYAVRAETETEFTVDSGAVDEGLLSTIQAEEDTIADVLRRWATASGLKDRIASRASPLDARSQFGNVRRAFAMAEFLEDTAFIDASWPVYAEMLERAHEHAESETRTSATDLDGGVRVDHVQAVKNGSWRAVFIPDVIDQAYPGNPFLTRLFPQERVLQMPDFPGVTDVTASEVQDTFRTNSTASSQPITQYHVEQSRRRLAIGANAASQRLYFCLYEHEDGALDEKVQPSRFLTDAYRQLPWVQDESENAIRSERRAEEFVLSRVDRALADVRRTQSRDMTVSLDDLSGDLGEIHRVLGESGERGEAMREALQARVDFAAGRVRRE; encoded by the coding sequence ATGGGGACGTTCGAGGACCTTCTGCGTGATGAGGTCCCGGGGGCGGGTGTCCCGCGTGTCTCGTCGCTGGTCGTGCACGCGACGGATGTCGTGAACATGGTGACTGATGAGACGATCCTGTCGGACACGTTGCGTCGGGAACTCGTCCACCGATTTCTCGCGGACACAGAGTGGCAAACGGAGTATTTTCAGCGCGCAGCGGAACTTGATTCGTTCGCGGGTGATATCGCTCAGCTCATGGAAACAGCGACGTGGCAAGATGTCGATCTTGACCGGACGCCTGAACTCATAGAGGTGCAGTCAGTAATCGACGAGTTCCACGCGTGGTTGGCCGAACACGACCATATCGAACGCGGGCAACTCATCTCGACAGCGCTCGACCACTTGGCTGATCCCGATGACCGGGACGTTGTCGTCGATGTCGACGCCGTGCTGGCCGTTGAATTCGAGGAGTTCTTTCCACTCGACCGGCGGTATTTGGCGGCGCTGACTGCGGAACTCGATCTGGTCTGTGTGCGTGAGCAGGATAGCAGCGTCCGCCGGACAGGTATCGAGACTGGCCCTGTGACGGAGCACGTGTCGCTAACGGCACGCGAAGGAGAAGCATCATCGTCACCGTCGTCTCGGCCAGAAGCAACAGCGCAGTACCTAGCGACCGGGAGAGTCCCTATCGACCCGGGTGCAGGGGATGTGACAGTGTTACACGCCGAGTCCGGCGAAGCACAGTTAGACGAGATTGCAGATGAAATCGAGCGGTTACGGGAGACACAGGGGTGGCAGTACAGCGACTTCGCGGTGGCGCTCGGTCACGGTGGCGAGGCTGTTTCGGAGACGATTCACGCGCTCACGCAGGCTGGTGTGCCGACAGAGTCAACAACTGTCACCGGGTTCGGTGACGATCCGGCGATCCGTGAGTTACTGCAAGTCACGAAATACTACGCAGTTCGGGCCGAGACGGAAACGGAGTTCACCGTCGACAGTGGCGCTGTCGATGAGGGGTTGCTCTCGACGATTCAGGCTGAAGAAGACACGATCGCGGATGTGTTGCGGCGGTGGGCGACTGCGTCGGGGTTGAAGGACCGGATTGCGTCGCGGGCGTCGCCACTGGACGCGCGGTCGCAGTTCGGGAACGTTCGCAGAGCGTTTGCGATGGCGGAGTTCCTCGAAGACACGGCGTTCATCGACGCGTCGTGGCCGGTGTACGCGGAGATGCTGGAACGCGCCCACGAGCACGCGGAGTCAGAGACCCGAACGAGCGCCACGGACTTAGACGGCGGTGTACGTGTCGACCACGTCCAAGCGGTGAAAAACGGGTCGTGGCGGGCCGTGTTCATCCCTGACGTTATCGACCAAGCGTATCCAGGAAACCCGTTCTTAACCCGGTTGTTCCCACAGGAACGCGTGTTGCAGATGCCTGATTTCCCGGGTGTGACTGACGTGACCGCGAGTGAAGTCCAGGATACGTTCCGGACGAACTCGACGGCGTCCAGTCAACCGATAACGCAGTATCACGTCGAACAATCCCGGCGGCGATTAGCAATCGGGGCGAATGCCGCGTCACAGCGCCTGTATTTTTGCTTGTACGAGCACGAGGACGGCGCGCTCGACGAGAAGGTACAGCCATCGCGGTTCCTTACTGACGCATACCGGCAGTTGCCGTGGGTTCAAGATGAGTCTGAGAACGCGATTCGCAGCGAGCGACGCGCCGAGGAATTTGTCCTGTCCCGAGTCGACCGAGCGTTAGCTGACGTGCGGCGAACGCAGAGCCGCGACATGACGGTGTCCCTCGACGACCTGTCGGGTGATCTCGGTGAGATTCACCGCGTACTTGGCGAGAGCGGGGAGCGCGGTGAGGCAATGCGGGAGGCGTTGCAGGCTCGCGTCGACTTTGCAGCCGGGAGGGTCCGCCGTGAGTGA
- a CDS encoding MarR family transcriptional regulator, with translation MPIRLDMRNPDIDVEPGTAKSEIVVFLYTNLEYGYKPEEIAAELDLTDETTTGILNELCEVDYVGQTENGYYHGLRSQTPLRRYTSSVAQTKRMFDQPAEVDTQPEFNVESVNEAKLDAEVERLEQELEDELKR, from the coding sequence ATGCCGATTCGTCTCGATATGCGCAACCCCGATATTGACGTCGAACCGGGAACAGCGAAATCGGAGATTGTGGTTTTCCTCTACACAAACTTGGAATACGGGTACAAACCCGAAGAGATTGCCGCTGAGCTCGATCTCACAGATGAGACGACGACAGGTATTCTAAACGAACTGTGCGAAGTGGACTACGTTGGACAAACTGAGAACGGCTACTATCATGGCCTGCGGAGCCAGACGCCGCTTCGCCGATATACGTCGAGCGTTGCACAGACTAAGCGTATGTTTGATCAACCTGCTGAGGTCGATACCCAACCGGAATTCAATGTAGAGAGTGTCAACGAAGCGAAGTTGGACGCTGAAGTCGAGAGATTAGAGCAGGAACTGGAAGACGAGCTGAAGCGCTGA
- a CDS encoding ADP-ribosylglycohydrolase family protein, with translation MVSADAAKGTLLGLACGDALGRPVEFRSPEQITEQHGTLTDMVGHGTHGKPAGTVTDDTDLALCIARSLAEQAAFDGEDIADRFAEWYDDGPFDVGLMTADAISEYKTGTSWRDAGREVWQRRAEGSNAGNGSIMRCAPHAIAFADESDTLERVSKQSSAITHHDPRCQYGCVLLNHTIAGYLNGTDDPVTDAIARIDGAAPDELVETIRLVPDVVDENQLENTGYVVHTLQTSLYEALTADNAAEAITASVNRGGDTDTLGAVTGAIAGARFGADALPDQWLDTLEYRDDLELLAQALAMTEMGSNA, from the coding sequence ATGGTTTCCGCAGATGCTGCGAAAGGAACGCTGCTCGGCCTTGCTTGCGGGGATGCGTTAGGCCGGCCCGTCGAGTTTCGCTCCCCCGAGCAGATCACGGAGCAGCACGGCACGCTCACCGACATGGTTGGGCACGGAACGCACGGCAAACCCGCCGGGACAGTGACTGACGACACGGACCTTGCTCTATGCATCGCTCGCAGTCTCGCCGAGCAGGCCGCATTCGACGGGGAAGATATCGCCGACCGGTTCGCCGAGTGGTACGACGACGGGCCGTTCGATGTCGGCCTCATGACCGCCGACGCCATCAGCGAATACAAGACCGGGACATCGTGGCGCGACGCCGGCCGCGAAGTCTGGCAGCGTCGCGCCGAAGGCTCAAATGCTGGTAACGGCAGCATCATGCGGTGTGCCCCACACGCTATCGCGTTCGCTGACGAGTCGGACACACTCGAACGCGTCAGCAAGCAATCCTCCGCTATCACGCATCACGATCCGCGATGTCAGTACGGCTGCGTTCTCCTCAACCACACCATCGCCGGGTATCTCAACGGTACCGACGACCCGGTGACCGACGCGATCGCACGCATCGACGGCGCTGCACCGGACGAACTCGTCGAAACAATCCGCCTCGTGCCCGACGTCGTCGACGAAAATCAGTTAGAGAACACCGGATACGTCGTCCACACGCTCCAGACATCGCTGTACGAGGCCCTCACAGCTGACAATGCAGCGGAAGCCATCACCGCGTCTGTGAACCGCGGCGGTGACACGGACACTCTCGGCGCAGTCACAGGCGCGATAGCGGGAGCGCGTTTCGGAGCCGACGCACTTCCCGACCAGTGGCTCGACACACTGGAATACCGAGATGATTTGGAGCTGCTTGCGCAAGCACTCGCCATGACAGAGATGGGTTCTAATGCATGA
- a CDS encoding PIN domain-containing protein, with the protein MILDTEFLISLRAEEPDAVELAAELEATGVPTRIPTIVIQELYVGVGAGADENENVRAYEALIANKPVVELDENISRRAGVLEGQHLTSDTKPSLGPGDAIVAATGLVHNEPVVTNDDDFDSVDGLTVELY; encoded by the coding sequence ATGATTCTCGATACGGAGTTTCTTATTTCCTTGCGAGCTGAGGAACCCGACGCAGTTGAACTTGCAGCAGAGTTGGAAGCAACTGGTGTTCCGACACGTATCCCTACAATCGTCATTCAGGAACTGTACGTCGGAGTCGGCGCTGGTGCAGACGAAAATGAGAACGTCCGTGCGTATGAGGCACTCATTGCGAATAAGCCAGTTGTCGAGCTCGACGAAAATATTTCACGGCGGGCCGGCGTTCTCGAAGGACAGCACCTCACTAGCGACACGAAACCATCGCTTGGCCCTGGAGATGCAATCGTCGCGGCCACTGGTCTTGTGCATAACGAACCCGTCGTGACTAACGATGACGACTTCGACAGTGTCGACGGCTTAACCGTCGAATTATACTAA
- a CDS encoding antitoxin VapB family protein, which yields MGTKSIRLDEDVYERIKAHKRENETFSEAIDRLTSEYSLLDFVGGYSDEDATRHRELLDDAEEEAVAERRERLERMGISSE from the coding sequence ATGGGGACGAAATCTATTCGACTTGACGAAGATGTCTATGAGCGTATAAAGGCTCACAAGCGGGAGAATGAGACCTTTTCTGAGGCTATCGATCGTCTCACGAGCGAGTACTCGCTGTTAGATTTTGTGGGCGGGTACTCGGATGAGGATGCGACCCGACATCGTGAGCTGCTTGACGATGCAGAGGAGGAAGCAGTAGCGGAACGACGTGAGCGGTTAGAACGAATGGGCATCTCGTCTGAATGA